The following coding sequences lie in one Babylonia areolata isolate BAREFJ2019XMU chromosome 7, ASM4173473v1, whole genome shotgun sequence genomic window:
- the LOC143284316 gene encoding spartin-like: MACASQERSHSRPSAPPDDTSLDTETGWRGREDLDTGPQFTDFKKLHDKAYAMVQKGLNADEEGDLPAARQYYIHSLSLLDQVLTTDSQSWSAASSAEIEAVQQMQLKTNKTKLKITYRLEALQTSDQVMALPDPNLSPEVSEGVRLPSYEEAMSSGPSSPVSEAGVGTMTTAASVDQGPLAGECLSADGTELFYIADGVQIFHITYEGYVSAPSYPTSLRIVRFQESLESDGGTECGARGEARAFLQVGDWLYPLIPGASPVLRTTFGAYLFPDLSLEGTGSSVGLILPSTLSEEEHHILEDILRHFSVIQEQQAETPQDETTVPTAPEAEPEDAAVPRSDAEVREEEPGTCGIAEDHSTSAKISRGIIVASSWISWGLGKGAEKAGQLITYGSAKLRERMHPESVPRPVDPRVQKGVMYARKASNAAVNISAFVVTKLGEATMALGRRVAPHLRKKGEELLPKSVKTDENKSRLHGVMEVAASGLQGVGTVWLSLEAAAKALGRSVAQETVATVHHKYGGEASKLAENTVYTAGNVAMVAYNTESLAVKAIIKRTAKNAGAAVVYDLQETSEEDGQANAHSSGGRGGEEERDTEKKEPKS; the protein is encoded by the exons ATGGCTTGTGCCAGCCAAGAGCGTTCACATAGTCGTCCATCTGCCCCACCTGATGACACATCCCTGGACACAGAAactggatggagagggagggaagacttGGACACTGGACCCCAGTTTACAGACTTTAAAAAACTGCATGACAAAGCTTACGCCATGGTGCAGAAAGGACTGAATGCTGATGAGGAAGGGGACTTGCCGGCTGCTCGGCAGTACTACATTCACAGCCTGTCTCTGCTGGACCAGGTGTTGACGACAGACTCTCAGAGCTGGTCTGCTGCATCCTCTGCGGAAATAGAAGCTGTTCAGCAGATGCagctgaaaacaaataaaacgaaacTAAAGATCACCTACCGTTTAGAAGCGCTGCAAACCAGCGATCAGGTGATGGCCCTGCCAGACCCAAACCTCAGCCCagaagtgagtgagggagtgcgGTTGCCGTCGTATGAAGAAGCGATGTCTTCTGGTCCTTCCTCCCCAGTTTCGGAGGCTGGTGTTGGCACCATGACGACGGCAGCCTCTGTTGACCAGGGGCCATTGGCAGGAGAGTGTCTGTCCGCTGATGGAACAGAGCTGTTCTACATTGCTGATGGGGTGCAGATTTTTCACATCACCTACGAAGGATATGTCAGTGCTCCATCGTATCCGACTTCTTTGCGGATTGTGAGGTTTCAGGAGTCATTGGAGAGCGATGGAGGAACTGAGTGTGGGGCCCGCGGTGAGGCTCGTGCTTTTCTACAGGTGGGGGACTGGCTCTATCCCTTGATCCCTGGAGCATCACCTGTGCTGCGCACAACCTTTGGAGCCTACCTTTTCCCTGATCTGTCACTTGAAGGCACAG GATCTTCAGTTGGCCTGATTCTGCCAAGCACGCTGAGTGAGGAGGAACACCACATTCTGGAAGATATTCTGCGTCACTTCTCTGTCATTCAAGAGCAGCAGGCTGAGACTCCCCAGGATGAAACCACAGTGCCCACTGCTCCAGAAGCGGAGCCAGAGGATGCCGCAGTGCCTAGGTCAGATGCAGAAGTCAGAGAAGAGGAACCGGGGACATGTGGAATTGCTGAAGATCATTCCACGTCTGCTAAGATTTCTCGCGGTATCATTGTTG CTTCCAGCTGGATCTCTTGGGGGCTGGGGAAGGGTGCGGAGAAGGCAGGCCAGTTGATCACCTATGGCTCGGCAAAGCTCCGAGAGAGAATGCACCCTGAGTCAGTACCAAGACCAGTGGACCCGCGAGTGCAGAAAGGTGTCATGTATGCTCGGAAAGCTTCAAACGCAGCCGTCAACATCAGTGCctttgttg TCACCAAGCTAGGGGAAGCAACCATGGCACTGGGTCGACGTGTGGCGCCCCATCTgcggaagaagggggaagaactTCTGCCCAAGTCGGTGAAGACAGATGAGAACAAATCCAGACTGCACGGTGTCATGGAGGTGGCTGCAAGTGGGCTGCAAG GGGTTGGCACAGTGTGGTTGAGCCTTGAGGCGGCAGCCAAAGCGCTGGGGAGAAGTGTGGCCCAGGAAACGGTGGCcacagtgcatcacaa GTACGGGGGGGAGGCCAGCAAGCTGGCTGAGAACACTGTGTACACGGCTGGCAACGTAGCCATGGTGGCCTACAACACGGAGAGTCTGGCCGTCAAGGCCATCATCAAGCGCACCGCCAAGAATGCTGGGGCGGCCGTGGTGTACGATCTGCAAGAGACGAGCGAGGAGGACGGTCAGGCAAATGCACACAGCagcgggggaagaggaggagaagaggagcgGGACACGGAAAAGAAAGAGCCAAAGTCGTAG